In the Panthera uncia isolate 11264 chromosome B1, Puncia_PCG_1.0, whole genome shotgun sequence genome, CTGCCTTAGCTCTTCTTCAAAATCCCATCTACCAGAAAGTCTGCCTCCCTCTTACTCCAATGGGCACAAGGCACATTTTGTGTGCAACCCTGCCATCGGCTCACCCTCACGCCAAATTGCGGGCATCGCGTAAGCGTCAGGTCACCACTCTTGATAAGGTACAGATCTTTTTCGAAACACTTGTACACAGACTTCGACTAGCTGGGGGAAAGGTTATTATCTAGGTACATCGAGTTCATAGGGCATCCCGCTTCGGGACTCCCGCAAACCTGCTACGAATTCTTCCTCCAGAACTAATGCTTCGCTAGCCTCTGTATTTACAGCACCCGGGAAATctccccaggattttttttttttttttttttcatttaaaatgaacgCTGATTCTGCGGCCAACTTCCTCTGTCCTCCACCTGAGGGGGGGGTGCGCTCCGGCGTTCCGGGAAGGTGCGGGCGGGGTCCAACTGGGTTCCAGGGCACAGGTCGGACCTCGGAAGGGGCGTCCGGGCCCTGCCAGCAGGACTGGGGGCCCCGACACCCCACCGCCTGCATGCTGACGCGCTTGTGTCACCTCAGCAGGGCGCGGCACCTTAAGCAAGGATGGATACTTCTTCTCGAACAGTCTTCGGACCGCCTTAACCTACTCGGCGGCTCGCAGGATCTGGGTTGTACCCCGGCCTCTAAATCAGACCCCAAGGAAGATCTTTACTGACTTGAGCTTCGCGTTGAAAGTCACCGGCGAGCAGGGGTTGGCCGTGCGgccaggagagggaaagggacgaAAAGCTCCCTCCCGCCAACTCCAGCCCACTCGGTTCATTCCGCCCCCACTCCCCGGCctagtttgggggggggggctagaaGACGCCCCTTTTTTACTCACTTGCTCTCGGAGCCTCGGCCGGGCCGCCTTTAGCCGGGGGTAGTGCGGAGGGGctctggggaagagagaggaaccaGCGGGCCATCTCCGCGCGCCCGCGGGCCGGGGCCAGGGACGCCCCCAGCCGGGCGCCCTGGCGAGGCGGGCGCTCTCCGTCCCGCGCCTTCGAGGCTGGCTCCGAGGGCTCCGCCAGGCCCTCCCCCTCCGTCCGCCGCCGCGGCCTGTGGCCCCTCCCCGCCGCAGCCGCTAGGCCGTCGGGCCCGGGGGACGCGCTCGCGCCggggccgccccctcccctccacccccacctcggCCCGGGCGGGGGCGCGCGAGGAGCGGTGACGTCAAGGGGCGCGCGGTGGCAGCACCTCCCCGCGCGCtagttaaaaagaagaagaaaagagggagcgAAACATGAGAGGCTGTGTGAGAAGCTGCAGCCGCCGGCAGAGGAGACCTCAGCATCATCTAGAGCCCAGCGCTGGCCCTGCCTGCGTctgccccgccgccgccgccgccgccgccgcctttTCTGTTCCTGCTACTGTCTCACCTAAACAACTCCCGTTACACGGACAAGTGAACCTCTGTGGCcgtcttctcctcctcttcttcctcctcctcttccaactctttctcctcctcccacttCCCAGCCGCAGCAGGAAGCCCCTAACCCAACTGACCCTGGCACAACTGCAAACGGTGTCATCTGCACAACCCTGTCTCGGTCCTCGGACTCCCCTAAGGCACTGGACCCATCgccttgtcttttatttttcgcAAAGTTGCATCGCTCTACATATTTCCGCCCCCGGCACCACTCTCTGCCTCTCGAGTGTCCCCCGCAGCCTCCTCCTGGAGCTGCGCCCTAGTGCCCCTGGTGGGCAGTGGCGTTCCCCCCCAGCCTCCCGCGCCGAGCCCCTGCCGCTCGGGGCAGACGATGCTGAAGATGCTCTCCTTTAAGCTGCTGCTCCTGGCCGTGGCTCTGGGCTTCTTTGAAGGAGATGCTAAGTTTGGGGAAAGAATCGAAGGGAGCGGAGCGCGGAGGAGAAGGTGCCTGAATGGGAACCCCCCGAAGCGCCTGAAAAGGAGAGATAGGCGGATGATGTCCCAGCTGGAGCTGCTGAGTGGGGGAGAGATGCTGTGCGGTGGCTTCTACCCTCGGCTGTCCTGCTGTCTGCGGAGTGACAGCccagggttggggcgcctggataaCAAGGTAAGCACGCACCCGCCTCACAGATGCGAGAGTGACATGCTGGCTAGGTGGGGGCTCCCTGGGGCTCCAGGAATGCTAGTGGCCGTGAGAAGGGAGAAAACTTGTTTGGAGAGTTCTGTCTGATAACTTTGTCTGAAGTGCTAGCGTGATTCGGTGGTGCGTTCTTCTGGGGTGCGCAGATAGCTCTCCCGCCCCCACGAGTCCGTGGT is a window encoding:
- the LOC125922437 gene encoding skin secretory protein xP2-like, which gives rise to MTPFAVVPGCLGETVAGTEKAAAAAAAAGQTQRAGRCCHRAPLDVTAPRAPPPGPRWGWRGGGGPGASASPGPDGLAAAAGRGHRPRRRTEGEGLAEPSEPASKARDGERPPRQGARLGASLAPARGRAEMARWFLSLPQSPSALPPAKGGPAEAPRAKAGVQPRSCEPPSRLRRSEDCSRRSIHPCLRCRALLR